gacatttcTCCCAATTATGAACAAGGTTCGTTTCTACACATCTCTGCAAAACCTTAGCCAAGTTGTCAAGACAATGATCAtaagacttcccaaaaacaGAAAAATCATCCATAAAGACCTCCATCACATTCTCAATTAAATCATGAAAAATGGCCATCATGCATCTTTGAAAAGTAGCAGGAGCATTACATAAGCCAAACGACATCTTTCTATAAGCATATATCCCATACGGGCAAGTAAAGGTAGACTTATGTTAATCCTCGGGAGCAATTGCAATTTGATTATAACCAGAATAACCATCCAAGAAACAGTGGTAATCATATCCCCATAATCTATCAAGCATTTGATCAATAAAAGGCAAAGGGAAGTGATCTTTCCTAGTGGCTACATTTAACATCCTATAATCAATGCAAACTCTCCAACCCGTGGCTACTCTCGTGGCAATCATCTCACCACCCTTCCCGGGCACTACGGTCACCATACTTGTGtaggactcacccattcactatcCGATATGGCATAAATGATCCCTGCATCTAGCAACTTTATTACGTCTTTCCTCACTACATCTTGCATAATAGGATTAAGTCTACGTTGGTTTTACACACGAGGCTTATGCCCTTCTTCAAGTAAAATCCTATGCATGCATGTGGTTGGGCTAATCCCCTTCAAATCACCTATAGACCATCCTATTGCAGACCTATACTTGTTTAGCACACACAACAACTTTTCACATTCTTTTTCACTCAAGGCAATGGAAACTATAACGGGGTAAGTGTTATCATAGCGCACACATTAGCCTTTTGAAGGATTCTTTCGGGAAGGACCTCGAGCTCTGCAATCATAGCGCACACATTAGCCTCACATGTAGATAAATCAGTAGTAGGAGTGAAAGAATTTATGAGACAAGATTCTAAAGGGTCCTGAGTTTGGTGGTATGTGACTTCCACTTCCCCCACACAATCTATGACCACTTAGATGACGTTACACTCTTGATAGCCTTCTGCCCATTCCTTCCCATGGAATTTAAAAGCGTCATAGCTGTTGAAGGTGATACTTTCATTATGCATCCGCAGTGTTAGCTCCCCCTTCTCTACATCTATCATGGCTCCCCTGGTGGCTAAAATTGGTCTCCCAAGTATCAATGGCACCTTCTTGTCCTCCCGCATaaccaaaacaacaaaatcagtGGGAAAAATGAATTCTCCTACTCTTACCTAGACATCTTCTACAATCCCCTTTGGTGTTGTTGTACTTCTATCCGCCATTTGCAAGGTAATTGAAGTGGGGTGGATGTTGTCAATGTTGAGCTTCCTGTAAAAAGATAAAGGTATTAAATCAATACTTGCTCCAATATCACATAATGCTTTACCATCTACATTATTCCTCAAAACACAAGATAAAGTAAAACTCCCTGAATCTTTGTGTTTGGTAGACAATCCCTTCTGAATTATAGCACTGCAATTCTCTGTTAAGCCCATTGTCTCGTATTTCCCCCACTTTCTCTTTCTAGCGACCACATTTTTCAAGAACTTGGCATAATTGGACATTTGTTGCAGTGCCTCTACTAGTGGAATATTGATGTGGACCTTGCTCATGACCTCCAAAAACTTGACAAACTGGACGTCTAACTTTTTGCCCTTTAATCGCTAGGGATACGAGATGGTGGAAGTGCTGGGAGACTGTGGATCTAGGTACCGACACTCCGATGGCGGACCGCTGCGAAGTGGTGCAGCGGCCGGTTGCGACACTGTGTCCAAATCGGGCTCGGCTGGCTGGGGAACTTCTGGCGGACCGCTGTGGAAATATGTAGTGGGCCGCTGGGTTTGATCAGCGGCTAGTGTGAGGTGAGTCGGCTCGTGTTCTCTTTCTTTCCTTCCCCTGCTTAAGTGTGCTGCTTGTGGAGGCAGATATGTGGCCCGCTGCGAAGCTGCACGGCATGACACTTTCCCTTTGGGTTAATCTCTGGCAAACTAGGAAGCGTCCCTGGAGTGCCGAAACCCCCATATTATATTACAAATCCCCCACTTGTGCGGCTAGACTTGTCAATCCTTGCTCTAATAAGCTGGTGTTTCTTTCCAAATTGATCAACCTCTGATTGGTCACCTTCCTATTTTCCTGAACCTCGATGATGCAAATTTCTAACAGTTCATCCCATTTGGAGCGGGGTTGCTCCTTCATACCTATAcatgtttcaaaattttcattagcATAATAATCTTGTGCATCGTATGAATAATCAAAGCAGTCTGGGTCATAGTATGATCCCCCTTGGTCGGGGCTATAGCACTCTTCATAATACCCTACTTGCTGCTCATCACTGTAACCGTATGGACACTTTTATTCCTGTGAAGAGATCcactaaaagaaaataaaaataaaaatgaaagcagtaaaatccaaagtagtaaaattgtccgtttgaagatatcaatcacatAGTGAATTGTATTCCCCAGCAACGgggccaaaaacttgatgcacattttattagcactataaatacctgtaagtatacagagtaggaatagtatagctaaaggttagtaccagatatcgatcacggggaaaccAAACACAGATTGTctatcctctactaaaactcaattactatttggaaaaccgaaagtttttggagatttttgaaaacaaaggcAAAGAAataactaattgcaaataaacacGGAGATAAAACTATAgcgataagggaattccagggatgtgcgttcacagttatggttatacaaattccaactacaacaccctagcacagttcttactttgatagaacgagtcacctaggttatgctcatgcgatgcaaacgttgattacaaacattagggttgtcaatcctaaatacgtaactcctaaatgctcctaagacccttgaaaagtactcactctcaattaacagtgttgttttaaaggaagctaattgtagtgtctattaactGGATCTAACTGGTCAACCTCCtttcacgattatgtagcaagtcatattaaatcatcattgaatgtgtcactcaagcgTGAAACATTATCCattaacttaaggaagaaacaaagtaagaacaaacggatgttaaatagaaataggaattttataaaccaataaaagttactaccacatccctagaatcctatgagtttagttacacatgatagaataagctaaaaatatagattgaagggaagacaatgaaaacataagaactaaagcaataaaacccaaaggttgaatccttgtagccttgatgatcttgaatccttcttcaactccttgcacaatgaagcactctaacttttaaactctggaaatatttggcaaagagaagatctatttttgatgaagctttgaGGGTTATTTATAGGGGGAAAATCGCCCCTCGTCATAtaaggaaaatggttgcaaaatatggtaaatcttggagaaaaAGTAGGGCAAATTCTGCTCGCCGCTTTTTCCCAGCGGGCTGCTACACATTGGCCAGCGGTTGCTGTGAGTTGGTCTGACTCTTGGCTGGCGGGCCTttgcacttgtttcagcggtcgctAGCCATCATCTCGTAACTCTATGGACTCTCGGTAGCGATCACCACGCATTCTCCAGCGGTCGTTGGGCTTGTCTTGACTTCATGTACAACTTTCCCGGAGCTGGACGCTACTGActtagcggtcgttgggcgGCATCGGTCACCGactgtgttgcagcggaccgctggacatGTAGAATAGCTCCAAATTTCCAACTTCGCATTTTGACTTcatttttaggctcaaatatgcacatttctcacaaaacatgtcaaaatagataaaatatgcaaataatagacatgtaatgcaactttgacattaaaaatgaactaaaagatggccttaaaaccatgcaaaatccgagcgtatcaattAGGCATCAAAAGttcgaaaggtc
This portion of the Salvia splendens isolate huo1 chromosome 10, SspV2, whole genome shotgun sequence genome encodes:
- the LOC121752868 gene encoding uncharacterized protein LOC121752868 — translated: MSKVHINIPLVEALQQMSNYAKFLKNVVARKRKWGKYETMGLTENCSAIIQKGLSTKHKDSGSFTLSCVLRNNVDGKALCDIGASIDLIPLSFYRKLNIDNIHPTSITLQMADRSTTTPKGIVEDV